In the genome of Salinirussus salinus, one region contains:
- a CDS encoding MFS transporter has translation MDANDRALTAFAMLGHATFHTYELVIPVFVAIWIDAFTASPALLGLVAGASYALVGVGALPSGVLADRVGSKRLVLACLVGMGAAFGLVSVAPTLPVLAVALLLWGAAASIYHPAGLALLSRGARARGTAFAYHGAAGNVGVAVGPLLAAVLLVFVGWRAVAAVLVVPALVAALAGWRLEFDETAGSAAREADVDSGTPDSLRGFLTDSRLLFTGGFVLVLVMGVLYGLYYRGAVTFLPEVLGGLPLFEPVEVYGRAVEPSQYVYSGLLLLGGVGQYAGGWLVDRVPVERVLVGSYAALAAIAVVFVPAADAGLWPLLTVAAAFGFCAFLVAPVNQEAISAYSGADVRGLSFGYSYTAIFGVGALGSSLAGLVLTRSTPAILFLLLAGLAGCAAVLAGVLLVRS, from the coding sequence GTGGACGCCAACGACCGGGCGCTGACCGCCTTCGCGATGCTGGGCCACGCCACCTTCCACACCTACGAGCTGGTGATCCCGGTCTTCGTGGCCATCTGGATCGACGCGTTCACCGCGTCGCCGGCGCTTCTGGGGCTGGTCGCCGGCGCCAGCTACGCGCTGGTGGGCGTGGGCGCGCTGCCCAGCGGCGTGCTCGCCGACCGGGTTGGCTCGAAGCGGCTGGTGCTCGCCTGCCTGGTCGGGATGGGCGCGGCCTTCGGGCTGGTGAGCGTCGCGCCCACGCTGCCAGTGCTTGCGGTCGCCCTGCTGCTGTGGGGGGCGGCGGCGAGCATCTATCACCCGGCCGGGCTGGCGCTTCTCAGCCGCGGCGCCAGGGCCCGCGGGACCGCCTTCGCCTACCACGGCGCGGCCGGCAACGTCGGCGTCGCGGTGGGGCCGCTGCTCGCGGCGGTGCTTCTGGTCTTCGTCGGCTGGCGGGCGGTCGCCGCCGTCCTGGTGGTCCCCGCCCTGGTGGCGGCGCTGGCCGGCTGGCGCCTGGAGTTCGACGAGACCGCCGGCAGCGCCGCCCGCGAGGCCGACGTCGACTCCGGGACGCCCGACAGCCTCCGCGGATTCCTGACGGACTCGCGCCTTCTCTTTACCGGGGGGTTCGTCCTCGTACTGGTGATGGGCGTGCTTTACGGGCTCTACTACCGCGGGGCGGTCACTTTCCTCCCGGAGGTGCTGGGCGGGCTCCCGCTGTTCGAGCCCGTCGAGGTGTACGGCCGGGCGGTCGAGCCCAGCCAGTACGTCTACTCCGGGCTGCTCCTGCTGGGTGGCGTCGGCCAGTACGCCGGCGGGTGGCTCGTCGACCGCGTCCCCGTCGAACGGGTGCTCGTCGGGAGCTACGCGGCCCTCGCGGCTATCGCGGTGGTGTTCGTCCCCGCCGCCGACGCCGGCCTGTGGCCGCTGTTGACTGTTGCCGCTGCCTTCGGCTTCTGTGCCTTTCTGGTCGCGCCCGTCAACCAGGAGGCCATCTCGGCGTACTCCGGGGCCGACGTGCGCGGGCTCTCCTTCGGCTACAGCTACACCGCCATCTTCGGCGTCGGGGCGCTGGGCTCCTCGCTGGCCGGCCTCGTGCTCACCCGGTCCACCCCCGCGATTCTCTTCCTGCTGCTCGCGGGACTCGCAGGCTGTGCGGCGGTGCTGGCCGGGGTGTTGCTGGTCCGGTCCTGA
- a CDS encoding LLM class F420-dependent oxidoreductase, whose translation MELGTVLPTLELGPDPGPLREYAQGVEAAGYDHILASDHVLGVDPDRDWEGPYDNDDLFHEPLTTLSHLAAVTDDLAFGTAILILPQRQTALVAKQAAQVARFCDGGFRLGVAVGWNPLEYVALGEEFDDRGPRMTEQLDVLRRLWTEEVVEFEGRFHDLPGVGINPRPDEPVPLWLGGTADPVKRRIAEKGDGWVPQFDPAEDREEAEAELADLYEYVEDADRDPADVGLQGRMSVPPGEPDEWVRRAEAWQAVGADYLAVTTQEQGLDGVGEHVDLLETVAGTLAEVGLLER comes from the coding sequence ATGGAACTCGGCACGGTACTCCCCACCCTCGAACTCGGCCCCGACCCCGGACCTCTCCGCGAGTACGCACAGGGGGTCGAGGCGGCCGGCTACGACCACATCCTGGCCTCGGACCACGTCCTCGGCGTCGACCCCGACCGCGACTGGGAGGGGCCCTACGACAACGACGACCTGTTCCACGAGCCGCTGACCACCCTCTCGCACCTCGCGGCGGTCACCGACGACCTGGCGTTCGGGACGGCCATCCTCATCCTCCCGCAGCGCCAGACCGCCCTCGTGGCGAAACAGGCTGCCCAGGTCGCCCGGTTTTGTGATGGCGGGTTCCGCCTGGGCGTGGCGGTCGGCTGGAACCCCCTGGAGTACGTCGCCCTGGGCGAGGAGTTCGACGACCGCGGCCCGCGGATGACCGAGCAACTGGACGTGCTCCGGCGGCTCTGGACCGAGGAGGTCGTCGAGTTCGAGGGACGCTTTCACGACCTGCCGGGCGTGGGGATCAACCCCCGGCCCGATGAACCGGTCCCGCTGTGGCTGGGTGGGACGGCGGACCCCGTCAAGCGCCGCATCGCCGAGAAGGGCGACGGCTGGGTCCCGCAGTTCGACCCCGCGGAGGACCGGGAGGAAGCCGAGGCCGAACTGGCGGACCTCTACGAGTACGTCGAGGACGCGGACCGCGACCCCGCCGACGTCGGCCTCCAGGGGCGGATGAGTGTCCCGCCCGGCGAACCCGACGAGTGGGTCCGCCGTGCTGAGGCCTGGCAGGCAGTCGGCGCCGACTATCTCGCCGTGACCACCCAGGAGCAGGGGCTCGACGGCGTCGGCGAGCACGTCGACCTGCTGGAGACCGTTGCCGGGACGCTGGCCGAGGTCGGGCTGCTGGAGCGATAG